The segment TAAAGGTGTCCAGTAGGATTTTAATTTCCCGTTCTCTACCATACAGTTTCTGGGGAATTTGAAATTGCTCAGAAATATCTTGGCGACCGAGGGAAAATTGAACAATTTTCCCCTTTGTTTCTAATTGCATTAAACAAATGGTTAAATCAGATTTTAGTCCCCAGGCACTTTGATAGCGGTCTTCGGCATTTTTTGCCAATAATTTCATTACTATAGCAGAGAGGGCTGGCGGAATCTGCGGATTAATTTGGTGAGGCGGAATCGGTTCTTTAGCCAGATGAGAATGGACTAATTCTAGGGGATCTTCGGTTTCAAAGGGAAGGTGATGGGTTAGCAATTCATAGAACGTAACCCCTAAGGAATAAAAATCAGTCCGATAATCCAGCGCCCGGTTCATTCTCCCGGTTTGTTCCGGTGACATGTAGGCTAATGTGCCTTCTAAGACGGAGGGATTTTTCAGAGTCGGGTCTTCTCGTGATAAAACGGTAGCAATGCCAAAGTCAATGATTTTCAGTTGTCCGGTTTCAGGATTGAAAACAATATTGGCAGGGTTGATATCTTTGTGAATAATATGGGCAGCATGAATTCTGCCTAAGCTTTCTGTATTGCGAATGGCGATACTCAAGAATTCTTTGAGCGTAAATCCCCGTTCCTGGAGTAAGAGTTTTAATGAGGAACCGCCAAAATCTTCAAAGATAATCACCAAGGTGGTTTGATGGGGTTCTAAGCTATAAGCCTGAACCACACCGCCAAAGTTGAGGGAGCGCGTGATTTGATATTCTTGTTGATAGCGGTTAATTTCTGCGAGCGTAGGATAATCTTGTTTAAGAACTTTGAGGATCACCGACTGCTGATCCGATTCTCGGATACCGCGATAGACGAGAGAGTTACTACTTTCATAGATTTGGGCAAGAACCCGACAGCCAGCAACGGTAACCATAGGGGTAGATGGGGGAAACACTGAGAGGATTACTCAAAGTTGATAGCCGATCACAAACAGAAGTTAGCGATGACATTTTTCTATAGTAATGGCATAAAATTCTCAACGAATAGTACCATTGAAGCGCGGGGCGGGTTTAGTCACATTTGGGTGCAACTGAAAAGATAGTCGTGAAAGTGAGCCCCTACACAGATTATTTTTACTCTTTTATGCTTGTACCCAACTTACGGCAACAGACGAGATCCAGCGGGACATTGAATCTCTGTGGAATCGGCTGAAGGTGGAATTGGCATTGGCGGCGGTGAGGTAGCGGGTTGTTCACTCTGACAAATTCCAGAGACGGTTGTCTCAAACCCATCAACGGTAGTGACAAATACTGCACCAATATAGCTGGGAAGTCCCTCATCTTTGGGATATGCCGTAATCGCGACACTCTCAGCGCGATCGCCTGATGGCATGATTTGGTATGTATATAAGGACGTTTCTAGATTTGTGGCAATTTCTAGCTGTTCGAGGGTATTGGCAAATTGACGATTTTCGAGATAATACACCTGCTGGGCGCGATTTAAGAGGCTGATATACTGCATCGGAATCGCTTGGCTGGATCGGTTGGCGCTGGTTTCCAACTCAATCACAGAAATATCTTCGGGTACGGTGGTATCATCCGATGTCTTTGCCAAGAGTAACGCCGTATCACTAAACGCCGTGGGTCGAGGTTGTCC is part of the Coleofasciculus chthonoplastes PCC 7420 genome and harbors:
- a CDS encoding type IV pilin-like G/H family protein; translated protein: MMNPVSLLFTLCRSRLIFVLFALLVCSGVPSQAQSEPDNPSPASEMRSQPDVITQQLIGEWQATDPASGESIQLIFASDNQLFFILPAQDGSAVAIPVEYQIQTATQPMHLDMALTPDEIALTIFELTPEGKLRLEFKDVTPGQPRPTAFSDTALLLAKTSDDTTVPEDISVIELETSANRSSQAIPMQYISLLNRAQQVYYLENRQFANTLEQLEIATNLETSLYTYQIMPSGDRAESVAITAYPKDEGLPSYIGAVFVTTVDGFETTVSGICQSEQPATSPPPMPIPPSADSTEIQCPAGSRLLP